The DNA segment AGCTAAAAAGTAGCACGCTGAGATGTGGGTAGAGCTGAGCTCACCTCTCAGCAAAGTGACAGAGagctttttctttgctttctcGTCGCAAAACTTCTTCCGAAAAGGGGACCAGCCACTTGCATGTGTATTTTCTACGTGTCGTGTGTCTTTAAGGTGACTTGAGAACTTATTTCAGTGGTGTGGAGTGTGAACATAAGCAGCTGACGGGCATGTCTTTCTCACTATGTAGGGGACCATGGTTATGTTGAAGATCTCTGCTTTCCTTGTTGCCTACGCCCTGGTCATTTGCCAGATGTACTGCTCACAAGCCGCCCCTGCCAGGTGAGAGATGCTCAACATTCACATGTCACACTTCACATTCTCAGCCGACATCCTTTTTTACAGCGACGAGAAATGCATGGATATGTAGACTAGATTTAAAATCCTGATTCTCTTACAATTACAAAGGAGGGATTGGAgaggtgttttttaaaaaaatatatatatataatatttctgaGGGTTTCAAGTagagttttctttcttttttgaaaaacCCCCCAACTATTTTCAGTGCTGCTAGAAAAATCTAAAGAACTGGGGAAAGCACTTGTCTTTGAATGAATGTGAGGGACAGATTGACAGAAAGAGgtgcaaacacattcataatACATACAAGTATCTACAGCAGGTATTACAATGAGAAATAATatgctcgcacacacacattaagtaTAGCCTGCGTGTTCTAATATTAATCATTCATTAAACTAAATTCTAGGCTCAGTTGCTTAggttaaaatgtgtgtaaacCATATACGTTTATAACAAAATGTAAATCTCATAAGTATAATTTTCCAGTTTAGAGTTTGTATATCCTGTTATGCCTGTAATCTGACCGGATGAATCTAATCTCAGTTTAattgtttgaataaataaaaaaacaaatagaatcGAAAAAGTCGAAAAAGATGAAGGACAAAAAGTATAATTGACTTCATGCGGAGATAAATACGGCCTATGTATTTATAAGAAGCTCCGTCCAAGCCACTCCTCATTCTGTTCCTATGAAGCTATCGATTTAGTAATAAATCTAACGCCGGCTGCTCATCGGCCCCTCTCTCGGATGGGGCACTTTCTGCAGATTGTTTCCCCGCCTTGGCTGGGGGCCCTCCAACTCAGACGTCATCCCCCTCAGAGTTGGTGACGTCCCAGCCAACCCCCCCTGACCCGTCCTATCCATCCAGCCAGTGCAGTCCACCAGCACCCTACCCCACCCTGACACCCACTtgcacatcccccccccccctcccctccatttAACTGCAGGTGATAATTCTAGCAAAGGATTTAATACTGATCTCAATGCCTGTCCTCCCCCAACCCCTCTGACCCCTAAACCTCCCCTTTTCCcgccatccctccctcccctgcacAGACCGGGTTTAGAGTCCATGTCAGACCGAGTCACGCTCACGGACTACGAGGCGCGAAGGTTACTCAACGCCATCGTGAAGGAGTTTGTGCAGATGACAGCAGAGGAGCTGGAACAGCAGGCGACTGAAGGAAACAGGTACGGATGACTCTTATTTATTTGAACCCCCTTGTAATGGAGTCTTCTCTCCGTGCACAGAATCAGCTGCTGGAGGCTAGAAATAATAGAAAGGTAACCTAACTTCTTTGGCTGAAATAAAAGGGTAAAACTCACAGCTCGTTTTTTGGGCTGCCGTGCTGGACTTTATTCAGGAACTGTACTGTTTTCTGGTTTCACTGAGGTTGCGTCTTTTTAGTGGCCCCACTTCAATCAGGCATAGAGGTATGTACTTATCAACTagaaataaaagagagggaaaacagaTCATTTCCAAGAATAGATGCTAATACTAAAGAAAATCCCTATTCTCTGTCATGACCCTGCTCCTGCATGGATAAGTTTGATTTAACTTTGTTTGAAGGGACTATTTCCAGCCTGCCTGCCGGGCATGTGAGCAGTGTATGCCTAACGGAACGAATAAGTGTGCATGATGTCAATTAAGTGGAGTTGCATGACAGTAGGAAGTGACTGGTTTGTTCTGTGGGTGTAAAAGATGTGACAAGAGGGGATTGACTgcgggtgggggtgggggatggAGGTTTCTGTGCATGAGGGGACGAATGACAAGTTCTTTGAATGATGCGAAGGGGATAAAAGCATGGTGCTGGTCGggaaatgcatttatttttttacttttcgaTACCTCTGATGGCATGAGGAAGAAATGCATGTGTGAGAAATGGTGTGTAGATGGATGATAAAAGCAAGACAGAGGTAAAGGAAGTGTTACCTGCATGTTTGTCCCGAATCTATGAGCCTGTTCTCtgcatgtgtctttgtgtgtcccCTCCCCGACAGCATGGACAGGCCCCTAACCAAGCGCTGCTCCAACCTCAGCACCTGCGTGTTGGGCAAACTGTCTCAGGAGCTGCACAAGTTGCAGACGTTCCCTCGCACGAACGTCGGAGCAGGGACGCCCGGCAAGAAGCGCAGTGCGCCTGAGAGCGACAGCTATGCAAGCTACGGCGAGACATTTGACAGCATCTAACCCCTCCTCATACTTTTACCTTCACcgcatctcctcctcccctctccgctttctttttcttccccctctccaCCTTCTCTTTCCAGTTTCTTCCCTCTCAGTTTTTGGACTGGCAAGTGCATGTTGATTTTACCTGCTTGGTTGATATGAGAAGAATATGTCCTTTaactgcaacccccccccctccctttttttctatttgttttggGCAGAGAATGATTTGTCCCCATCATTTCAGACAATCAGAATTAGTTTTCATAAATGTAATTCAGGAGCCGGTTCAGATGTCCATCTTTGTGTACTGTGCGTGGAGTCATTCGATGGCAATTCAAAAGCCCCTGAAATCTAGGAGTTGAAAGAGATCACTTAATTAAACCATTAATAAATGATCCACTCATGCGACACCATGTTTGTTGTTCAATAAACGTATTTTTCTACCAGGAAGCGTTAGCAGATTTTCATTCTTAGGGGTGCTTGAAAACAGGCAGTGGGTAAACATGTGGATGAAATGGACATAAATAGGGTTTTAGAACAACTAATAGAGCCCTGACATGTTCTCTGAAGCTCTCATCAAGTGCAAaggtaagaaaaacaaacagaaaatatgcaAAACCTTACATGTTTGATgtcttaaaatgtgttgtttctgttctgtgaaGATAATGTtgataaaagtgtgtgtgtgtgtgtgtgtgtgtgtgtgtgtgtgtgtgtgtagatctgTATATGAATGTCAGTCAGATCTTGGCATTAATACCTTGTTTGCTCTTCTGAAGCAGCGTTACAGCACAGAAGCGAGCCTGCAACACAGCGACCTGCGTGACTCATCGCCTGGCGGACTTCCTCAGCAGGTCGGGAGGAATGGGCAACAGCAACTTCGTCCCCACCAACGTCGGCGCCAAGGCCTTCGGCAGGCGGAGGAGAAGCGTCCAGATGTAAGCACCCAAGAACCTTCATGGAAATGGTAAATACagacattacaaaataaaatatttctccATCTGTGAATTTTGAAATTTTAGCCGTGAATATTTACTTTTGAAAAATTATGAATGGATTCACATAATTTTGGGTAAATTTGTCGTTTGAATTTAATTactgtctttttgtctttctgtctttcagaggttgaaaaaaaactgagaacagaaaccaacaaatacaaaatcGAGCAGAAAATAAACTCTGAACTGGCCCTTTATCCACTCTCACGTTCTTATGGAAAAAAGACACCACTGGACGTCTCGTCCCATCTCCATCCTGTTAGTGAAATCTTTTGCTTTTGGcaaataagagaagaaaaaaatgagaaaaaaagcacTTTAGTTTATGTACATGAACAAATGAAATCCTGAAGTAAAAAAAGCATCCTTTAtggttcctctttttttatacaTGACTAtcattggaaaataaaatgaaaacagcagtggTTATCACCTAattattttcctcctctcacctcgTTAGAGCACATTTCTTCCTTGCGATGTTtcccatccccccccaccccccccccccccacccctctcctcTCGAGGGTACCCTGTTTTTTCTGTGTGCCAGAGGGACGCCATTAAAGATCAGCCTACCCAAGGCCCCCCCACAACGGCTGTTGTCTTGTGCCTTGATGTAGAACAATTTACATGAACATGATTGTACAGTTCGGTAAAGAAGACCCGAGCGAGGATGAAGAGAATGAAGACAGATTAATATTGTAAACAATATTGTGAAAACAAATTTCAGCaagattaaaatgtattttagatACACTCGGGTTTGGGGTACTTGTGTTGTTCTTCAAAGGTTTTCAAGCATTGACGTGCAGAAAGTAACAGAGTAATAGAGAGGCTGAAAAGCTTATATTTGTACATGAAATGTTGGAGCATTAATAAAAAATGGTCTATTCATTATAAACTATAATAGAACCTCACAGAGATAGAGTGATTTATGATTAATTGCTTAATAATTTGAGAATATTTTCCACTGACAGAAACATATAAATATGTCACACACATCTATGATTTGGCAAAATGAAATCCATAGTCACACACTCTGCTGTTTCGCAGTATTTTCTACCTGACACAAAGTAGCATGGATATGTTAAGATACATAGGGGAAAATAATCTGCATGGGTCATTCATTCTTAATAAAAAGCAGCCAAACCTGCTGTCAGACTTGTTCTTCTTGCAGTGGAGGTTACTGCACAACACTCATATGAATCTGAATCACAAAGTATTCCCATTTACATGAATAGATTCTTCACATATGAGTGCAAACGTTGAACAAAAGATGGTCTTTCTTTGGCACCGAGACATCCACAATTATTTGAGTTTGAcaggacacacactctcatagaATAACACATCGCTCAAGCTGCCCTAACATACTGCACTCTCGTCAATTGGCAGACTTTTAATCACAAAATGTGCAGCCCCATGCGGGATCCAGGATGACTGAACATTTTGGGGGTTCTCttgtttttacagcagcacTCCAATAGGTGGCAATGTCATTATCCTGACTAAAGTTACAGTGGAGCACTGCAGAGTCTCACTCGTCCGACCCACGtcacaaaagcacaaaaacagtCTCCATCGATGATGAACATGCAATTTCCACCAGCTTTTTTCTTCAACCCCTTCAGCAGGTGTTGCGATGCTGTCACATTTGGTTCATTCTCACTGCTGGAAAAGTTAATTTCaaaagagtgaaaaataaaagtaaaataacacaaataaaagctgTATCAAGTGAGGTGTAACACAACGGCCTGTTGAACGCTCTATAGGAGGCATATTAAGGAAATGGTCCCCCATGTGCTTCGTAACAAGGAATTACGGTTTTGACGGGTTTCGATTAAGTGCGTTGCCTTCAAGGAGCGGACACTTTATTCGATGCAGACAGTGGCTGCATGACGGTTAACTCCTACAAGTCAGTGACTCACAAAgaaccgacacacacacaacacgtcAAATACACAGACTTCACTCTGGGCAAAAAAACGTCAAATCCTGCATGGTCGAGCTGAAGAAATCCCTGACGTACACTTAACCCTCATCCGCTTCAGCTAGAAGACGACTTTCTTCATGTTCAAGATGTTGTTTGCACTACTACATAATTACACGTTTCTATGTATTCCCCAACAATATCAGATCGTGTATGCACAGCCAGTGgtttcaaattattttaagTACCGCGTTTCCAgaaaaaactcacacacaggcagctAAAGAATCACTTGAAGGGAGGATAAATTAAAGCCCCTCAGTTTTGGATGACAAAATATGGGATGCACATTTGGAAAATTGAGGGTATAATGAGCCCATTCAATAAgggtgaaagtgaaaaacaggaTGCACTTGATCCTATTTGCTTGCACGGATGGATGCCAAGCACGCACCAGAGCAAATACAGGATATTTGTCACTGTGTGCAACGCAACCGAGCACACAAGAAATGTGAGCActaggaaaaaaaactgtgtatttCTGCACAACATTATATTTAGTTCAGATGAAAAGTGCAAACATCAACACcacacatgtcacacacacttaaagCAACAACTGATTGGTTATGAAGTGTTCCACTGGATGACTTATTAATTATGAGACGAGAGGATGTGTGTGACTAATATGTGAACTTTGTGCTCTTtgaatataaacagaaaaaattaATCGTGCTCTATTACCCATCAGGCCTTAACACCCTAATCAATCAGTAGTATTACTGTCTTTGCAGTCATCTGTCCGtcttactgtctgtctgtctcactatctgtctgtctgtcagtctgacttatctatctgtctcactatctgtcagtctgtctctctgtcagtctgtctcatgatctgtctgtctgacttaTCTATCTGTCTAGATGTCTGTCTCAATATCTTTTaatctgtctgtttttaaatgttctgtgtttatattCTTGATGTcgactcaaagcgctttacagtacagtttattgccattcatccattcacacacacattcattcagtgcatctATGGACAGCACTGTTTTCTATAAGGGGCAATCCGGGGtgcagtatcttgcccaagggcacttcggcatgcagatggtctgtctgtctcactatctatctatctatctatttatctgtctatctttctatcttattatctatctacctatctatctatctatctatctatctatctatctatctatctatctatctatctatctatctatctatctgtctgtctgtctgtctgtctgtctgtctgtctgtctgtctatctatctatctatgtatcgGTCTCACTATCtttcattctgtctctctcgGCGTACAATATGAAGCCATGCTGGAAACCACATGGAAACTTCTCCTGCATGGTTTagaaggaagaaataaaaacccCTGCCCCCTCCATATTCTGATAATTGAGGAGTACGGGAGTTTGGGGGCTGATTcgttggttggtttggttttaaGCTTCTTTCTCCGCGGTACTCTAACAATCCTACTATGCCAATGAGCAAAGCAGCCCTAATGATACACAGCTGCATTGAATGGGGCCCTTCAAGTTTGAAATTAGATGGTTCGTATAAGAGAAAACTGAGAAGCAAGCCCCCCATCTCCAGAGAGAAGATTTGCCACTAGTCCAGTTCCCAGAAATGTACACCACAAATGCTTTTTAAGACCTGAGGCTTTGGAAGAAGctcctttttaatgtttaaacattttGGGGAGAATAGAAAGTCAAATCCAGACTGGCTTCTTTTCCACCCTCTCATCAGCCCAGGACTTTACTTTCCTTATCCACAGACAAACTGGCTTTAACTGTAATACTTACTATTGACAACTGAAACCAGAAGAACCAGTAGAAAAACTACTCTAATTTGGTTCCAAATCTCACTCTTTCAGTCCCTGTTGCTTCTcttgtgttaatgctccagagctactttAGAATTATTCCTTCTTGTTGGTGAGTCCAAACACGTCTGtgatatactgtcactttttattgtttgactgCTACTTTGTGTACAGAGTGAaattagaaaactttgtgttcatccggTTTATCTGAAATCAAGATTTTATAGTTAATCTTTGGGATCTCGTTGCCCTCTATATATTTTTGCAAGGAAACTCGtgttatattattgttttatcagGTTCTATCATAAACTATTCCCATAATCCCTTAACTATCAAGAGTTAAACCATGACAACACATTGTGTTCCCCCTCGTAGGTCTGTGTTTCTTAAATTAGGTCATGAGGTAAAGTTTTCATAGTTTTCATTGACATAGtgagataaaaaatgtttagCTCCTGAACTGACCAATCAGCATTGATTAGCAGAATGCCAATTTGATATCGGCAAATCATCTACTGTTAGAAAAACTAAGgaacattaatatttttttattatttataagtCTAAACCgataaataaattacttttttgtcCAAGCAggtttaaataattatttttgccAAACTCCATTTCATCCAATTCATGGAGGATTACCTCACTGTGGTATTAATATACAGAATAAAGTCTGATGGGAGGCTAGAGTGAACTGTCAGgactttattttccaaaatattgGACTTTTTCTCTATTCCTCTATCtatctctgtaataaaataaatacaaatgttgccTGGCAAAGGGTTACCATCAGGTATATGGAAATGAGCCTTCATGACCATTCCCTTGATGCTTTTGCCGGGAAATGAGGTAACATTTGTCAGGAAATTAGTTGTTTTCATTCCGATTTAAGCTAAAGCTAATATTTATTGACTCTATACGTTGTAACAGGCCCTTGTGTGCACATGGGAGAAAGTGTGTGGTGCAGCCCCCTACACATAATCACGCGGTAACTATTCACTAAAGAATACGCAGCGATATTAACTGCAGCGGCACAGACCAGCTGAGTCTTGCTCATGATGGGAAACAGCCGACTGGcgtttatattttcattttccttcccCATTTTTAAAGCTCCCAATTTTTCCATAAGGTAGTCATTTCCAAGGCTGACGTGAAACCAGACACCCGGGAGCACTCATGGTTAAGGGCCAGAAACAACACAAGGCCGGGCCCGACATCCTCTCACCTACCCCAATCCCCCTTCCCGTCTTCTGCGACTGTTCCTGGGAAGGTAAACACCTCTGTGCCGTGTCAGAAACGGGATTTCATTCTGCTGTCACGGCAGTTCCTTAATCTGGCCCACGTTTCTGTCCcgccctctctttcttcttctcctcccctcactctctctgcagccacatCTGGAACCCAGCCTCCCATTTATTTATGTGGTCTGTGTTGTTCcttctcttattttttttaaagtcttattTAAAAGTCCTTTACCTTGTCTTGCTGGCATCTCCATCTGATGAGGTCTGCAATTACATCTTGCCATAGCTGGTCACTCTGCAATTACATGCTGCACCACAGaatctctctcccccccccctcttctttgAGCAGCACCACTGCTCATATGGCAGACCGAAATAGAATAGTTTCATGTCTGTTTGGATGGCGGCCCAGCTGAAACTATGCTGCGCTGCTTGACTGACAGTGGGATGTGAGCTTTTTTCTCCCGTAGAAAAAACCTTTAAGGCCAGTTACGTTTAGACGTTTAGAGCAGTCTTACTCCGGCAGGCTTCGGTGGTGGTTGGCCCCAGCTGGGCTCCAAGAAGGGAAACTGCAGGGCAAGTCAGAGACGCAGTcagagtgtgtgaaagagaggacagagacagacagtgtgCAAGCGGAGAAGACAAGAACCTCGAGCTGAAACTATGAACCCTCCTGGGAACACTTAATCTTTTAGTGGCCGACCACGAGAATGGGTAAGTTTGGAAACTATAGTTCTGTCTTGTCTCAACTTCTGGGAAAGGGGAAATTATGCCGTGAATAAGTTTTGGATAACAACGTTTTTTCAGATAACTTAATATGCATAACTCAGTAGTACAGCATGTAGCACTTTATTCAAATATATGAGCGATAATACAGGATATCCCTGTGAAGTCATCCAAACCTCCTCAGTGCAGTTGTCCACTGGTCCAGGGGCTGACAGACATTACAACCGAGTATTTTCTAATTGGAGATTTAGTTATTCTGTTGTGCTAAAAGCTGGCAGTGCTTTCAAAACCCctgcatttactgtaaatgGGCGGTGAATAAATTGATGTCAAAGCCCTTTTTCTTCATGAGAGTGTTCTTGACCAGAGTCCAACTCAGCTTTTTACCACATAAACCTTGAAGATTTTCTAAAGATGTCAGTAGCATTCTCACGTAAAAGCTTGTGATTTAAGATGGCAGCGGTACTGATCATCTGGACACTTAAAGGTCATATGAGCCCCTCTGGACAGGACTCGTTATTTTTGTTTGAGTTCAAGAGGCTTTTGAGTTTTATGCTTTACAGTGTCAACCTTGCAGATGAAGTTCAGGAAAAGCATAATAAAAGACAATTATAAAACCAACTTGTACAGAGTggagtaaaacaaataaaaagaaaaggcagtACAGTTCAGTAAAGTTAGAAACGAACTGATGCCAGTGATAATAATTTCAAATCTTTAGTATGGAGGGTAATATTTCAGTGAAAATGAGGTCATGTAACACTAAACACAACAATAGCATACCACCATCTTTCATAGTTGCGATGGCAATCATTTAGCAAACATGGTGTTTCCGGCCACCTgttccaccaactcctgagtccaatatctgtctctttagctgctaGCATGCTCCACAATGTCTACTGTTAGTTGCTAAGTTTGTCTGTCTGATCGGTTGGTTGCATGCAGTGGGTTTAAAAGAGCTACCTTCTGCTGCCGGATATGATGAGGGTGATGAGAGTTTGCCAAAACAGTGAGCTGGAAGATGGTAAAACTGCTGAGTCATGTACAGCGTCTCTTTTCAAGTTCAGCACCTGGCTTTGCGATGCAAGTCATAAGCATACGCTCGTTGGTCTTATTGTCTTGTTGCAGTCCCTGATAAAAGTGATTCTTTCTCAAGACCAGCAAAGTGTTGGTGCCAGAGGCTAACCACTTTGTCTGGGTGAGAGTCTGTTCTTTGGCtactgaaacacaaagaactggCTCGAGATAAAGCACTGGCTCTGGACCGGCCCTTGAACTGCCTTGGTGGAAAAGGGGTAATGTGAGTATGCCGCGTCAAAGCTAGCAAGATCAGGCTACACTGACCCATCTGATGCAACCTAAACATCCCAACCCCTTTTGTTAAAGCTACGACCCCCAAAACCCATAAATGTGCAGAACTGCTAGAAGGCAACTTTTCCGTGAGTCCCTTGCAAACTTCTGACCATGGTCTTTGCTTCagtggtgtgtgtctctccagcTGAGGACTccagtcatgtgcagtgagagcactGCAGACAGGAAGCTCAGTTCGTGACAGACAGGTACGGCAGCCAATCATTTCAACCTGTTccaatgaaatgattggttgtgtttattacagtcctgcaagggccacagacaccatcttttttttcttctttcagacAACTTTAGTTACTGATGTCTATCCGGAAgtggatttcaacaaataagataaaacgtTTTTCATAAACAACTTAGCAACCCTACATTTAAGTTGTGTAAAGCCTTTACTATTAAAGGACTCTACCAACTTATTTTGCAGAGCCACTTCCTTCTCTTAAACCCAGTGACAACATTGAAACACTGACATTATACTTGTGTGGTTAGTTGGCTAACTCTCTATCAGACACTCAACCATGTCAGCTGAATGCACCTGTGTGTTGATCACTGACATGGTACACGGTCGTAAACACCCATCTTGTGAGAACTTGCTCTTTCGTATTGATGCTATGGAGGTAAATATGAACGGTCCCTTGGGGATGCTGCTCAGTGTTCTCAGTCGGAAAATATGTTATGCATTTGTTCTGAGTCATGCTGGAGCTGAAAACCATAGTGGCTATAACTGGAGTAAAGGCTGATCTGGTTTGAGTGGGAGTGGTCGTAGCTGAGACTgtggaaaacaagaaaacaagaaagaTTACAAAGAGGCTGACGGTAATGATGAGCACACAGTTCCCACACGTCTTTACTACaggcttctgtgtgtgtgatgtggtgctgcagagatgtgtgtgtgagagcgagagacaaTTAGAGATTTCAAGAGAGCTAAGAGATGATGTTTTTCtccacatgtgctcagtgtgcaTATCAGACAGTTAGAAATTAGACATTTGAATGGATATACAGTGTTAGTCTCTACACATGTGAGGGAATAAGACTCAGATCTTTACATCTGATCTTCATCATTTCACTGACACTTCTCTTGCCCAGTCCATCATCTGCTCTTCAAGCAGTGATCCTTTACACACTTAGACTGACAACACCTGTTATTTCAGCGAAAATGTGCAAGTGGAAAAGCAGGAGAGGCTGTAAATAattgcattatatatatatgtataaatatatatcccTTGTACCCCACATGGGGCGGTATGTCCTCCCTCTCAAACTCTGATCCTCTACCTCTACCTGTAACTCTCTAGGAGTTTGAGGCTTCTGCACAGTGTCTTAGCTGTTCCTAAGACTGCGCTTGTCTGGAAACAGGCTTCAGATGTTGTACCTGGGATCTGCTGGAGCCACTCTAATAAATATTTCTGGCAGACACTGAATGTTTTTGTACAGACATGCTTGTTCCCTGTAGGATGAATACTACAGACTTTGGAGATCCTTGAAAGTCTCCCCCAatgccaccatgaggttgacattttcattttttcattgaGATAACTTGACAACTGTTTCGCAAGTTGCCATTACACAGGGGCACatcacaattcctgattcagtaaggtgccCATTTaggtcattccttgtttactgtcagctctatagctttgagcagaACACACATCTctgtatatatacaaaaatgGTCCTTGTTAAAGCACATTATGAACTTCAaaaaagattagaaaataataattcttaacatttcatatttattggtagcattgttagtaagtgaccAGTGACAGGGGCATTTCAGGGGACAAtgagatttcagctggggccagtgacCCCTTTCTCTTGGATCCGCCCCTGCTCCAATTCCACCACGGAGTTCACATTTTTCAGTCCCCCCTGGACATAGTGTAAAAATGGAAATTTTCATCATCAGTTCAAAAACATATCCAGTTCTCAACAAAACTAATGTcgttcccatcagcctcagctgtacttgGAGTTGCTAAATAGCAAATATTGACAAGCTGTCATGCCAAAATAAACCGGGTAATGTTGGTAAAGCAGGATGAAGCACGATTGTGGTGTCAATGTGAGGATGGTAGCATGCTGATCTTTGCATGTTCCTTTTTTGGGGAAGTTTGAGGCATATTTAAATGCTATCTGTGGATTTTACCTTCCATCAAACTCTCATTTGGTGTGTCAGATCAATCACATGTTGGGATTTGGACCTTGGAAGACTTGTGGGACATGACAAGAACATTGGACACATGAACTTTACATGAAGAAGCAGCTGAACCATCACCACTGTCTTGCTCTGTTCTTATTTGACCTGTCTTGATCCTTACACATTGACAAGCCTTCAATTTAGTGACTGAATGCTTCACACAAGTTTTAGTACATGGCTGTAAACATTTAGGTATAATAATAACCCTACATGACGCCATGCAGTAAACGTGACGTGCGGCTTGCCTAATTTCTCAGAGCAAATTACAACGTAGCATCACTTGTCctaagttaaataaaaacaggtcCGTCCGTGAAACTGGTTTAAACGGCTCGTTTAACGTCAGTTG comes from the Hippoglossus hippoglossus isolate fHipHip1 chromosome 6, fHipHip1.pri, whole genome shotgun sequence genome and includes:
- the LOC117763699 gene encoding calcitonin gene-related peptide isoform X5; this encodes MVMLKISAFLVAYALVICQMYCSQAAPARPGLESMSDRVTLTDYEARRLLNAIVKEFVQMTAEELEQQATEGNSVTAQKRACNTATCVTHRLADFLSRSGGMGNSNFVPTNVGAKAFGRRRRSVQM
- the LOC117763699 gene encoding calcitonin-1 isoform X4 — translated: MVMLKISAFLVAYALVICQMYCSQAAPARPGLESMSDRVTLTDYEARRLLNAIVKEFVQMTAEELEQQATEGNSMDRPLTKRCSNLSTCVLGKLSQELHKLQTFPRTNVGAGTPGKKRSAPESDSYASYGETFDSI
- the LOC117763699 gene encoding calcitonin gene-related peptide isoform X2 yields the protein MCIFYVSCVFKGTMVMLKISAFLVAYALVICQMYCSQAAPARPGLESMSDRVTLTDYEARRLLNAIVKEFVQMTAEELEQQATEGNSSVTAQKRACNTATCVTHRLADFLSRSGGMGNSNFVPTNVGAKAFGRRRRSVQM
- the LOC117763699 gene encoding calcitonin gene-related peptide isoform X3; the encoded protein is MCIFYVSCVFKGTMVMLKISAFLVAYALVICQMYCSQAAPARPGLESMSDRVTLTDYEARRLLNAIVKEFVQMTAEELEQQATEGNSVTAQKRACNTATCVTHRLADFLSRSGGMGNSNFVPTNVGAKAFGRRRRSVQM
- the LOC117763699 gene encoding calcitonin-1 isoform X1; translated protein: MCIFYVSCVFKGTMVMLKISAFLVAYALVICQMYCSQAAPARPGLESMSDRVTLTDYEARRLLNAIVKEFVQMTAEELEQQATEGNSMDRPLTKRCSNLSTCVLGKLSQELHKLQTFPRTNVGAGTPGKKRSAPESDSYASYGETFDSI